From Aquificota bacterium, one genomic window encodes:
- a CDS encoding HAMP domain-containing histidine kinase, whose amino-acid sequence MSQRLSSISHLALGVAHQISTPLNIIYTYVQMLEKKYGTNEDIEKIKEAILVCKDYVSRLLLMVRNSKERSLIDVKKAVQDSVELIEVYAKEKGVRIEGYFEDCGFLLGSEADIRHIVTNLLINAIDVSEKGKKVVIKTYKEKNYAVISVEDEGPGIEHEEIHKIFLPFYKGKRSKEREGCGLGLSIVSSIVKDLEGIIEVQTALGEGSKFIVKLPLNV is encoded by the coding sequence ATGTCCCAAAGGCTTAGCTCCATATCACACCTTGCCCTTGGAGTTGCCCACCAGATAAGTACTCCCTTGAACATCATATATACCTATGTGCAGATGCTGGAGAAAAAGTATGGGACAAATGAGGATATAGAAAAGATAAAAGAAGCCATTTTGGTGTGTAAGGACTATGTAAGCAGGTTGCTTCTTATGGTTAGGAACTCAAAAGAGAGAAGCTTAATAGATGTTAAAAAAGCAGTTCAAGATTCTGTAGAGTTAATAGAAGTTTATGCAAAAGAAAAAGGTGTAAGGATAGAAGGATATTTTGAAGATTGTGGCTTCTTGCTGGGTAGCGAGGCAGATATAAGGCATATTGTAACAAACCTTCTTATCAATGCAATTGATGTATCCGAAAAAGGTAAAAAGGTTGTTATAAAAACCTATAAAGAGAAGAATTATGCGGTAATTTCCGTTGAAGATGAAGGACCGGGCATAGAGCATGAGGAAATACACAAGATCTTTTTGCCCTTTTATAAAGGTAAGAGGTCAAAAGAAAGGGAAGGGTGTGGGCTTGGCCTTTCCATAGTAAGCAGTATAGTAAAAGATCTGGAAGGAATTATTGAAGTGCAGACAGCCTTGGGAGAGGGGTCTAAATTTATTGTAAAACTTCCTTTAAACGTTTGA
- a CDS encoding sigma-54 dependent transcriptional regulator — protein MDGRIKLLVVEDDVDFRKALVKALSQSGYSCDSVGTLRECMEKIHKHAYDIILLDLKLPDLSGVDALKMVKENTEAKVIVITGYGDIKTAVEAMRSGASDFIQKPFNLDILEISIKRAVKEKITEEENLALKGILKKDVAYTFDTKNEKFKQLLSLCKKYAKTDANILIVGETGTGKEVIARYIHGLSDRRDKPFLVVECTSIPSEIFESELFGHEKGAFTGATTKKEGLVEMARGGTLFLDEVGDIPYHLQSKLLRFIETKSFRRVGGLREITTDVRIISATNKDLKELIDKGLFRDDLFYRLSTLVVEVPPLRERKEDIPILANCFCSRWRKKIGEKAIKHLMEYDWKGNIRELKNTIERACILADGEYIDNYLLINPESKKSCEELFEELPDLRTLEAKYIAMLIERFGDLDKVSKILGCSKRTLYRKLKRLKEVLQ, from the coding sequence ATGGACGGAAGGATAAAGCTTCTGGTGGTTGAGGATGATGTGGATTTTAGAAAAGCCCTTGTAAAAGCACTATCTCAAAGCGGCTACTCATGCGATTCTGTAGGCACATTACGAGAATGCATGGAAAAGATACATAAGCATGCTTACGATATTATCCTCCTTGACCTTAAGCTTCCAGACCTGTCTGGTGTGGATGCCTTAAAGATGGTGAAGGAGAATACAGAGGCAAAGGTTATCGTTATAACTGGTTATGGAGATATAAAAACGGCCGTTGAAGCCATGAGGTCGGGAGCCTCTGACTTTATCCAAAAACCCTTCAACCTTGACATACTTGAGATAAGTATAAAGAGGGCTGTAAAAGAAAAAATAACTGAGGAAGAGAACTTAGCTTTAAAGGGAATCCTAAAAAAGGATGTGGCATATACCTTTGATACAAAGAACGAAAAATTTAAACAGCTCCTCTCTTTGTGTAAAAAGTACGCTAAAACAGATGCCAACATTCTTATAGTGGGTGAAACTGGCACTGGAAAGGAGGTTATAGCAAGGTACATACATGGCCTATCCGATAGAAGGGATAAGCCCTTTTTAGTCGTTGAATGTACATCCATACCGTCGGAGATTTTTGAAAGTGAATTGTTTGGACATGAAAAGGGAGCTTTTACTGGAGCTACTACTAAAAAGGAAGGCCTTGTGGAGATGGCAAGGGGAGGCACATTATTTTTGGATGAAGTAGGGGACATACCTTATCATTTGCAATCCAAGCTACTTAGGTTTATAGAAACCAAAAGCTTTAGGAGGGTTGGTGGTCTTAGAGAGATCACCACAGATGTTAGGATAATATCCGCCACAAATAAGGACCTTAAGGAACTTATAGATAAGGGTCTGTTTAGAGATGACCTATTTTACAGGCTTAGCACCCTTGTGGTGGAAGTGCCCCCGCTTAGGGAAAGAAAGGAAGATATACCTATATTGGCAAACTGTTTCTGTAGCAGATGGAGGAAAAAGATAGGTGAGAAGGCAATAAAACATCTTATGGAATACGATTGGAAGGGTAATATAAGAGAGCTGAAGAATACCATAGAAAGGGCATGTATCTTGGCGGATGGAGAGTACATTGATAATTATCTGCTTATAAACCCTGAAAGCAAGAAAAGCTGTGAGGAGCTTTTTGAGGAGCTACCCGATTTACGCACCCTTGAGGCAAAGTACATAGCCATGCTTATAGAAAGGTTTGGAGACCTTGATAAGGTTAGCAAAATATTAGGATGCAGTAAAAGGACGCTGTATAGGAAACTCAAACGTTTAAAGGAAGTTTTACAATAA
- the metG gene encoding methionine--tRNA ligase has protein sequence MKKFYITTPIYYINDVPHIGHLYTTVSADTLARYYRKKGYEVFFLTGTDEHGLKIQKSAEEKGMDPKELADKNSAVFKNLWDHIGISYDRFIRTTDPDHVELVKEMFVKSYERGDIYLGEYEGWYCVGCEEFKSEDDLLEGNLCPIHLKPCDYIKEPSYFFRLSKYEKVLLDLYEREKDFILPSYRRREVISFVSQGLRDLSITRPRSRVRWGIEVPIDPDHTIYVWFDALFNYVSAIRDRMYLWPADLHLVGKDILRFHAVYWPAFLISVGLEVPKRVFAHGWWKVEGQKMSKSLGNVINPYDFVKEWGVDEVRYFLLRDMPFGEDGDIRREAILNRLNGELANEIGNLFSRVSAMVLKYLDGNVEGEKDQGYENFAMEALEEYERRMQNIDFYNALEAVLRLSSYLNKYVDAKAPWSLAKTDQEALKKVLYTLTDGLYLLANLLEPFMPNKMKMALEALGCEPVIGELRPYLKAKYTVKEKLLLFPKR, from the coding sequence ATGAAGAAGTTTTACATAACTACACCCATCTATTACATAAACGATGTGCCACACATAGGGCATCTTTATACCACCGTGTCCGCCGATACCTTGGCAAGGTATTACAGAAAGAAGGGCTATGAGGTCTTTTTCCTAACGGGCACCGATGAACATGGCCTAAAGATACAAAAGAGTGCAGAAGAAAAGGGGATGGACCCAAAGGAGCTTGCGGACAAAAACTCTGCTGTCTTTAAAAACCTTTGGGATCACATAGGCATAAGCTACGATAGGTTTATAAGGACCACAGACCCAGACCATGTGGAGCTGGTAAAGGAGATGTTTGTAAAAAGCTATGAGAGGGGGGATATATACCTTGGGGAGTATGAAGGGTGGTACTGCGTGGGCTGTGAGGAGTTTAAATCTGAAGATGATCTACTGGAAGGCAATCTTTGTCCCATACACCTAAAGCCTTGTGATTACATAAAAGAACCCTCATACTTTTTTAGGCTCTCTAAGTATGAAAAGGTCCTCTTGGACCTTTATGAAAGGGAAAAGGACTTTATACTTCCAAGCTACAGGAGAAGGGAAGTTATATCCTTTGTAAGCCAAGGGCTAAGGGACCTGTCCATAACAAGACCAAGGAGTAGGGTAAGGTGGGGCATTGAAGTGCCCATTGACCCAGACCACACCATATACGTTTGGTTTGATGCTCTTTTTAACTATGTGTCTGCCATAAGGGACAGAATGTACCTCTGGCCTGCAGACCTACACCTTGTAGGAAAGGACATACTTAGGTTCCATGCGGTCTATTGGCCAGCCTTTTTAATATCTGTGGGCTTGGAGGTTCCAAAAAGGGTGTTTGCCCATGGCTGGTGGAAGGTAGAAGGTCAAAAGATGTCCAAGTCTTTGGGGAATGTGATAAATCCTTACGACTTTGTTAAAGAGTGGGGGGTGGATGAGGTAAGGTATTTCCTTTTGAGGGATATGCCCTTTGGAGAGGATGGAGATATAAGAAGGGAGGCCATTTTAAACAGGTTGAACGGTGAACTCGCCAACGAGATAGGAAACCTCTTTAGCAGGGTAAGCGCCATGGTGCTAAAATACTTGGATGGTAATGTGGAAGGAGAAAAGGACCAAGGATATGAAAACTTTGCCATGGAAGCGTTAGAAGAATACGAAAGAAGAATGCAAAACATAGACTTTTACAATGCTTTAGAGGCTGTTTTGAGGCTTTCTTCCTATCTTAACAAGTATGTGGATGCAAAGGCACCTTGGAGCTTGGCAAAGACAGACCAAGAGGCCCTTAAAAAGGTGCTTTATACATTGACTGATGGCCTATACCTTTTGGCAAACCTTCTTGAACCCTTTATGCCAAACAAGATGAAAATGGCCCTTGAAGCCTTGGGCTGTGAGCCTGTGATTGGAGAGCTAAGACCTTATCTTAAGGCCAAATACACCGTAAAAGAAAAGCTTTTACTCTTTCCCAAAAGGTAG
- a CDS encoding DUF29 domain-containing protein, with translation MRTISKEELKELYEKDFPLWVEKNLELLREKAYDLVDWENLLEEIEDMGLRHLESCISHLAVILEHLYKWDHFRGLTKAGKEKGGLSWVITIELARKEIEYLFEKHPSLRVKLPKEFNSAWKEASLRLMKWLAKVGEDPKDYPIPKECPYTYEEAMTRDLRRELSK, from the coding sequence ATGAGGACCATATCAAAGGAAGAGTTAAAAGAGCTTTATGAGAAGGATTTTCCTCTTTGGGTGGAGAAAAACTTAGAACTCCTGAGAGAAAAGGCCTATGACTTGGTAGACTGGGAGAATCTATTGGAGGAGATAGAGGATATGGGGCTAAGACATCTTGAAAGCTGTATAAGCCATCTGGCGGTGATTTTGGAACACCTATACAAATGGGACCACTTTAGAGGTTTGACCAAAGCTGGAAAAGAAAAGGGAGGACTTAGCTGGGTAATTACCATAGAGCTTGCAAGGAAAGAGATAGAATACCTTTTTGAAAAACATCCAAGCTTACGAGTCAAACTACCCAAGGAATTTAATTCCGCATGGAAGGAGGCCTCTCTTAGACTAATGAAATGGCTTGCAAAGGTTGGAGAGGACCCGAAGGACTATCCAATTCCAAAAGAATGTCCCTACACCTATGAAGAAGCCATGACAAGGGACTTGAGAAGAGAATTAAGTAAATAA
- a CDS encoding DUF29 domain-containing protein, which produces MRTIGKEELKELYHKDFPLWVEKNLELLREKAYDLVDWENLLEEIEDMGLRHLESCISHLAVILEHLYKWDHFRGLTKAGEEKGGLSWIRSVENARKRIGILFKRYPSLRTKLKPELDYAWEEAVIRLQEWLDKIGEDPDQYHIPEKCPYTYEEAMTRDLRKEIKR; this is translated from the coding sequence ATGAGGACCATAGGCAAGGAGGAATTAAAAGAACTTTACCATAAGGACTTTCCCCTTTGGGTGGAAAAAAACTTAGAACTCCTTAGAGAAAAGGCCTATGACTTGGTAGACTGGGAAAACCTTCTGGAGGAAATAGAAGATATGGGCCTAAGACATCTTGAAAGCTGTATAAGCCATCTGGCGGTGATTTTAGAGCATCTTTACAAATGGGACCACTTTAGAGGTTTAACAAAAGCTGGAGAGGAAAAGGGCGGACTATCTTGGATAAGAAGCGTAGAAAACGCGAGAAAGAGAATAGGAATTCTCTTTAAGAGATACCCGAGCCTAAGAACAAAGCTAAAGCCGGAGCTTGATTATGCATGGGAGGAAGCAGTCATCAGATTACAGGAATGGCTTGACAAAATCGGAGAAGACCCAGACCAATACCATATTCCGGAAAAATGCCCATATACCTATGAAGAAGCCATGACAAGAGATTTAAGGAAGGAGATAAAGAGATGA
- a CDS encoding DeoR family transcriptional regulator, with translation MDRKERIVELIAQGYRNVKSLAQYFGVSLMTIYRDVRELEKEGRIVRKHGELLLREEAGDLVEESLPTCAYCTKPIEKRLEFTYRLKKGRIVRACCAHCGLLLYKNIKEEDIESCMTWDFINCKPLSCFSAWYVVGSTALPCCSPSAIAFASKEDAEKFAKGFGGVVLNFEKAVEGIEQLMKRGTPVKMNL, from the coding sequence ATGGACAGAAAGGAACGGATAGTGGAGCTAATAGCTCAAGGCTATAGGAATGTAAAGTCCTTGGCCCAATACTTTGGCGTCTCCCTTATGACCATATACAGGGATGTGAGGGAGCTTGAAAAGGAAGGAAGGATTGTAAGAAAGCATGGGGAACTGCTTTTAAGAGAGGAGGCGGGAGATCTTGTAGAGGAATCTCTTCCCACATGTGCTTATTGCACCAAGCCCATAGAAAAGAGGCTTGAGTTTACATATAGGCTGAAGAAAGGAAGGATTGTAAGGGCATGCTGTGCCCACTGTGGCCTACTCCTTTACAAAAACATAAAAGAGGAAGATATAGAGTCTTGCATGACTTGGGATTTTATAAACTGTAAGCCTCTTAGCTGTTTTTCAGCTTGGTATGTGGTAGGCTCTACCGCTTTGCCTTGCTGTTCTCCATCCGCCATTGCCTTTGCTAGCAAAGAAGATGCGGAGAAGTTTGCAAAGGGCTTTGGGGGAGTGGTGCTCAACTTTGAAAAAGCCGTAGAAGGCATTGAGCAACTTATGAAAAGAGGAACACCGGTTAAAATGAACCTATAA
- a CDS encoding (2Fe-2S)-binding protein gives MKKVKIYVDGIEYEVEKNKPLLQSLLDLGIQVPYFCYHPRLKIIGACRMCIVFNEKTGRLMTSCNAYPEEGMSISTKHPLVVENQKYLLQAFMTRHPLDCPICDKAGECDLQNYGALFGPQRQIVPVSALEKERHQLDWESDFLEYYSNRCVVCYRCTRACDDVVGAHALYVEERGFQANIAPTIRPMDTSTCEMCGICVHVCPVGAIISKPFKYWTRSWLLKKGKTICNLCPVGCEVQIEYGVGDWKSKDKVYRTKPTDELNVCAKAFFGYDVLNYERLRTPKMFGKEETRGNLANYLSMLLKRDPENTLLVLSSYMSNEDYSLIKEVVKRTGAMVSTPLSLDLLPFLSSYGEYEGLSIKDLEDADFYVFIGEDITSTAPVLSYYTKKKVYKIGKVQRDSKLKPVMIEKEELSKLEGKGVIVFNAVGMKAEEASQWGKYLKDLCKEKGFGLVLLHDGNFMGLIRHIPIDWISSLPEALNRVKNLIIFGEDLLDYMSIEEVEKLFEKAEHTVAFSPFEDGIAQLAHIRVPMDLFGEIEGTYHTLMGEKKAKRVLHKFFDHTDLLRNILESLPAEEKTPAVLKGGSFEGKRFVHLYRSNWITKRSENLTRLYEKNTALEEAIRLGSS, from the coding sequence ATGAAAAAGGTAAAGATATACGTAGATGGAATAGAGTATGAGGTGGAAAAGAACAAGCCCTTGCTACAGAGCCTTCTTGACCTTGGCATACAGGTGCCTTACTTTTGCTACCATCCTCGCCTCAAGATAATAGGTGCCTGTAGGATGTGCATAGTCTTTAACGAAAAGACTGGAAGGCTTATGACCTCTTGCAACGCCTATCCAGAGGAGGGCATGTCCATATCCACCAAGCACCCCCTTGTGGTAGAAAACCAAAAGTATCTTCTGCAGGCCTTTATGACAAGGCATCCCCTTGACTGTCCCATATGCGATAAGGCTGGAGAGTGCGACCTACAAAACTACGGAGCCCTTTTTGGACCACAAAGGCAAATAGTCCCTGTCTCAGCCCTTGAAAAGGAAAGGCACCAGCTTGATTGGGAAAGCGATTTTCTTGAGTATTACTCCAACAGATGCGTGGTTTGTTATAGATGCACAAGGGCCTGCGATGATGTGGTGGGAGCCCATGCCTTGTATGTGGAAGAGAGGGGCTTTCAGGCCAACATAGCACCCACCATAAGGCCCATGGATACCTCCACCTGCGAGATGTGCGGTATATGCGTCCATGTATGCCCAGTTGGTGCCATAATCTCCAAGCCCTTTAAGTATTGGACAAGGAGCTGGCTACTTAAGAAAGGGAAAACTATATGCAATCTCTGCCCTGTGGGCTGTGAGGTCCAGATTGAATATGGAGTGGGAGACTGGAAGTCAAAGGATAAGGTTTATAGAACAAAGCCCACCGACGAATTAAACGTATGCGCCAAGGCCTTCTTTGGCTACGATGTACTAAACTACGAAAGGCTTAGAACTCCAAAGATGTTTGGAAAGGAGGAAACGAGGGGCAACTTGGCCAACTACCTCTCCATGTTGTTAAAGAGAGACCCAGAGAACACACTCCTTGTGCTATCCTCCTATATGAGCAACGAAGACTACAGCCTTATAAAAGAGGTAGTTAAAAGGACTGGCGCAATGGTAAGCACTCCCTTGAGCCTTGACCTTTTGCCCTTCCTATCTTCTTACGGAGAGTATGAAGGCCTAAGCATAAAGGACTTGGAAGATGCAGACTTTTACGTGTTTATAGGCGAGGACATCACCTCCACTGCGCCCGTTCTTTCTTACTACACAAAGAAGAAGGTCTATAAGATAGGAAAGGTGCAAAGAGACTCAAAGCTAAAGCCTGTGATGATTGAAAAAGAGGAGCTTTCCAAGCTGGAAGGCAAAGGTGTAATAGTCTTCAATGCGGTGGGAATGAAGGCCGAAGAGGCAAGCCAATGGGGGAAGTATCTAAAGGACCTTTGCAAGGAAAAGGGCTTTGGGCTTGTGCTTCTTCACGATGGCAACTTTATGGGCCTAATAAGGCATATACCCATAGATTGGATCTCCAGCCTGCCAGAGGCATTAAATAGGGTAAAGAACCTTATTATCTTTGGAGAGGACCTACTGGACTACATGAGCATAGAAGAGGTGGAAAAGCTCTTTGAAAAGGCGGAGCATACTGTGGCCTTTTCTCCCTTTGAGGATGGCATAGCCCAGCTGGCGCACATAAGGGTGCCCATGGACCTCTTTGGTGAGATAGAAGGCACTTACCATACCCTTATGGGTGAAAAGAAGGCAAAGAGAGTTCTGCACAAGTTCTTTGACCACACGGACCTTTTAAGGAACATCCTTGAGAGCCTGCCGGCTGAAGAAAAAACTCCTGCGGTCCTAAAGGGTGGGTCCTTTGAAGGCAAAAGGTTTGTGCATCTTTATAGGAGCAACTGGATAACCAAGAGGAGCGAAAACCTCACAAGGCTTTATGAGAAGAACACAGCCCTTGAGGAGGCCATAAGATTGGGAAGCTCATAA